A stretch of DNA from Negativicoccus succinicivorans:
TTTTCAGTTTATGTTGCAGCGTGTCAAATTCCATAATTTTACCCCGAACAAATGTTCTTTTTCTGTATTATAGCATGGAATGAATGCGGCTGCCATTTTGTCGTTCCCTTTTTCTCGGCGGCATGTATTTTTCATTTCGCGCAACAAAAAAAGACGCTCGCGCGTCTTTTTTTGATTAGCCCAATACTATACCGTTATCCGTTTTTTGTTTCGGCGCGATGAGAACAACACCCTGCTCCGTATACACGCCGAGTACGAGCACTTCCGAACGCCAACCGGCGATATGCATCGGCGGGAAATTGACCACGCCGAGCACCTGCTCACCGATCAGACCTTCCGGCGTATAAAGATCCGTGATTTGCGCCGATGATTGCTTGATGCCGATCACGGGCCCGAAATCCACCTTCAACCGGTACGCGGGCACGCGCGCCCCCTTGAGTGGGCTCGCTTCCACAATCGTCCCCGTGCGAATATCTAATTGAGCGAAAGTGTCAAACGTGACTTCTTCTTTAGGTTGAGCATCTTGCGTCATTATTTTTTCTTTCCGAACGACTGCATGCGTTTCGTTTGGTCCCCAGTCGCGAAACAAATTCCGAAGTATTGCGCTTCCAATTCGATCGCATTACGCTGATCCAAATCCTGTCCCGCCAGCACCGAACGCTTCGTGGCGCGCACCGCGACTTTGGCGTTCTTTTGAATGCGTTTCGCCGTCGCCAGCGCCGTTTCCAACAAGTCTTTTTGCGGTACTACGCGATTGACCAAACCGATCCGCAACGCTTCCTGCGCGTCAATGAAATCGGCGGTATATAAAAGTTCTTTCGCCATCGCGGGACCGACCGCGCGCGTCAAGCGTTGGCTCGCGCCGAACCCGGCGCAAATGCCCCACTTTACTTCCGGCTGACCGAATTGCGCGTTTTCGCTCGCGTACCGAAAATCGCAGGCGAGAGAAAGTTCACAACCGCCGCCCAACGCGTAACCGTTTACCGCGGCGATGACCGGCTGCGGCGCGTCTTCGAGTTGCTGCGTGACCGCTTGACCGAAACGGCCCCAATCGCGACCGGAGAGTGTATCCATAGCCGCCATTTCTTTAATATCCGCGCCCGCTACGAAGGCCTTTTCACCGGCGCCGGTCAAAATAATGACATCCACCGTTTCATCGTGTGCCGCTTCGGCGAAAAGCGCGTGCAATTCTTTCATCGTCGCCATATTGAGCGCATTCAACGCTTTGGGGCGATCAATGGTAATGATGGCGATGCCGTCACGATTTTCCCAATGCACATTTTCATACTTCGCAGTCATTTTCTCTCCTCCTACTGTCGGTTTAAAAATTCTTCCGTGTTTTTCGCGCGCAAATCGCTCATGCGCGTAATCAAATCTTCATCGCCGGCGCCGGCCGCGAGCAGGTCCGCCAACGCCGCGCCGTCTTGGATCGTCACCGTCCATAAAAATTCACCGTCGTCAGCGTACAATGTCCAATACAACTCTTCGGCGAATG
This window harbors:
- a CDS encoding tRNA-binding protein, which encodes MTQDAQPKEEVTFDTFAQLDIRTGTIVEASPLKGARVPAYRLKVDFGPVIGIKQSSAQITDLYTPEGLIGEQVLGVVNFPPMHIAGWRSEVLVLGVYTEQGVVLIAPKQKTDNGIVLG
- a CDS encoding enoyl-CoA hydratase-related protein gives rise to the protein MTAKYENVHWENRDGIAIITIDRPKALNALNMATMKELHALFAEAAHDETVDVIILTGAGEKAFVAGADIKEMAAMDTLSGRDWGRFGQAVTQQLEDAPQPVIAAVNGYALGGGCELSLACDFRYASENAQFGQPEVKWGICAGFGASQRLTRAVGPAMAKELLYTADFIDAQEALRIGLVNRVVPQKDLLETALATAKRIQKNAKVAVRATKRSVLAGQDLDQRNAIELEAQYFGICFATGDQTKRMQSFGKKK